From one Cardiobacteriaceae bacterium TAE3-ERU3 genomic stretch:
- a CDS encoding pilus assembly PilX N-terminal domain-containing protein gives MYRSKQKQTGAILFVVLMILIIMSILVIVGVNRSKNNMVIGLSQAQQVEAFDQAEAMLGRVRFALEQVALPPGIAISKEPDYQETVIWTTPELAAKTVGATVKSGINEPLYGQPDFPWDGKSSKALTCPELSIWLKRNNSSVDLSCEGIFGADIEKQPKIFIEFITKSQTVTDIDSMRGAYFYRITILGKGFLTGRNIVQGVTGVQYI, from the coding sequence ATGTATAGATCAAAACAAAAACAAACTGGTGCTATTCTATTCGTTGTATTGATGATCCTGATTATTATGTCAATTCTCGTTATAGTAGGCGTGAATCGTTCGAAAAATAATATGGTTATTGGTTTGTCTCAGGCACAACAAGTTGAGGCATTTGATCAGGCTGAAGCTATGTTAGGGCGCGTCCGTTTTGCTTTGGAACAGGTTGCTTTACCGCCGGGTATCGCAATTAGTAAAGAACCTGACTATCAAGAAACTGTAATTTGGACAACCCCTGAACTGGCTGCTAAAACTGTTGGCGCAACTGTAAAGAGTGGTATTAATGAGCCACTTTACGGGCAGCCAGATTTCCCATGGGATGGGAAAAGTAGTAAGGCATTGACGTGTCCAGAGCTAAGTATTTGGTTGAAGAGAAATAATAGTAGCGTAGATTTATCGTGTGAGGGTATTTTTGGAGCAGATATCGAAAAGCAGCCAAAAATCTTTATTGAATTTATAACAAAATCACAGACAGTAACGGATATAGATAGTATGCGTGGTGCTTACTTTTACCGCATTACTATTTTGGGAAAAGGATTTTTGACGGGGCGTAACATTGTGCAAGGTGTTACCGGTGTTCAGTATATTTAA
- a CDS encoding prepilin-type N-terminal cleavage/methylation domain-containing protein, translating into MKKMNSYKGLSLIEILIALLVSSVIMIAIMNLYSGFYSSNREQNILSSTQDKANFALNELSRQIRMSGAGLCVKPVGEKLLMNPSFDAVDKNLYSKLPLLENNRTYSDMRLRSFANMTDNDLNTSLELPNGSEALLMTYSLPTTLQILDVSGPNPLGGGDIPTKENRSMQEEMSTSRFHDLVLSSPLSTIIKTKETKGVSGSTSGDKKSVAGENQWLMVSDCDYTEIVYYPVLSSDKLSKNILPAPNNKRGGSAQFMHKHYHTGQVGLVSGLASKIYFVAKGSDGLALYEKDLLADDTNNATNELIDGVASMNIEYLYEDPVSGETAWHTTDERNMVNNWNKNLPVKITLIMADDNGRRPFVRVIDPRN; encoded by the coding sequence ATGAAAAAAATGAACTCTTATAAAGGCCTTTCTTTAATTGAAATATTGATTGCCTTGCTAGTAAGTAGTGTAATTATGATTGCAATTATGAATTTGTATTCTGGTTTCTACTCAAGTAATAGAGAGCAAAATATTTTGAGTAGTACTCAGGATAAAGCAAATTTTGCGTTGAATGAGCTATCGCGGCAAATTCGTATGTCTGGTGCAGGGCTTTGTGTCAAGCCTGTGGGGGAAAAGTTGCTAATGAATCCCAGTTTTGACGCGGTAGATAAGAATTTGTATAGCAAATTACCATTATTGGAAAATAATAGGACGTATAGTGACATGAGGCTGCGTTCTTTTGCAAATATGACTGATAATGACTTAAATACATCGCTAGAGTTACCAAATGGATCTGAAGCATTATTGATGACATATTCTCTGCCTACAACACTCCAAATCTTGGATGTTAGCGGCCCGAATCCACTGGGAGGAGGAGATATCCCTACTAAAGAAAACCGTTCGATGCAAGAGGAGATGTCGACTAGTCGCTTTCATGATTTGGTTTTATCTAGTCCATTGTCAACAATTATAAAAACAAAGGAAACTAAGGGAGTTTCTGGCTCGACTTCAGGTGACAAAAAGTCAGTGGCTGGTGAAAATCAATGGTTGATGGTGTCAGATTGTGACTATACAGAGATAGTATATTACCCAGTATTGTCTAGCGATAAACTGAGTAAGAATATATTGCCTGCTCCAAATAACAAACGTGGTGGTAGTGCTCAATTTATGCATAAGCATTACCATACAGGTCAGGTTGGGCTAGTATCTGGATTGGCTTCTAAAATATATTTTGTGGCTAAAGGTAGCGACGGATTGGCGTTGTATGAGAAAGATTTGTTAGCTGATGATACAAATAATGCAACAAATGAACTAATCGATGGAGTTGCAAGCATGAATATAGAGTATCTATATGAAGATCCCGTTAGCGGAGAGACTGCTTGGCATACAACAGATGAGCGTAATATGGTAAATAATTGGAATAAAAATTTACCAGTAAAAATAACTTTAATAATGGCTGATGATAATGGTCGGCGTCCATTCGTTCGTGTCATTGATCCACGGAATTAA
- a CDS encoding prepilin-type N-terminal cleavage/methylation domain-containing protein yields the protein MNANKICLKNRLNKGLSIYALKNKGMAMLEVIVAMLIVGVAVLPLVFLQVRADRGVIASYTKTEHNAIALSIMDLISADANKKGWVINLVSGECDLQGAKCDWRAKMINNLLIDALPNAGSSLVCINGDTTTVAGNSITMNVKLWWFSAGRGSVDNDGDNNQTMPFSKNDCANLDPLATKWNIDTVEVTRIF from the coding sequence ATGAATGCAAATAAAATTTGCCTAAAAAATAGGCTAAATAAGGGGCTGTCAATTTATGCATTAAAAAATAAAGGTATGGCAATGCTAGAAGTTATTGTTGCGATGCTAATCGTCGGAGTTGCGGTTCTGCCTTTGGTTTTTTTGCAAGTACGTGCAGATCGAGGCGTTATAGCTTCTTACACAAAGACTGAACATAATGCTATAGCACTTTCTATTATGGACCTTATATCAGCGGATGCTAATAAAAAAGGCTGGGTGATAAATTTGGTATCTGGAGAGTGTGACTTACAGGGTGCTAAGTGTGATTGGCGAGCAAAAATGATTAACAACTTACTGATAGATGCGTTGCCAAATGCCGGCAGTAGTCTTGTTTGTATCAATGGAGATACAACTACCGTAGCTGGCAATTCTATCACAATGAATGTGAAATTGTGGTGGTTCAGTGCAGGAAGAGGTAGTGTGGATAATGATGGTGACAATAATCAAACTATGCCTTTCAGTAAAAATGATTGTGCAAATCTTGATCCACTCGCGACAAAATGGAATATCGATACAGTAGAAGTTACGAGGATATTCTAA
- a CDS encoding GspH/FimT family pseudopilin — translation MKYKKGFTLLEAMVVLVLIGILSAMAYPSFQRSIQRANVQKVVASFENALNMARITAIERNIRVTICPAKKNERDSCGEAGKWGNGIVAFVDSSGDATFEAKDFISYFDIDDSAVTIRPIGNGKPIKYISYLGGGSKVLFSTGVPPSITIADKSENGYKICFKINKLGRIVYNECK, via the coding sequence GTGAAATATAAAAAAGGATTTACCCTCTTGGAGGCTATGGTGGTGCTGGTTTTGATCGGTATTTTATCTGCTATGGCTTACCCTTCCTTTCAAAGGAGCATTCAGCGTGCAAATGTACAGAAAGTGGTGGCAAGTTTTGAGAATGCACTTAATATGGCGCGCATTACAGCAATCGAGCGTAATATACGTGTGACGATTTGCCCAGCAAAAAAAAATGAACGTGACTCTTGTGGTGAAGCAGGTAAATGGGGAAATGGGATCGTAGCTTTTGTAGATTCTAGTGGTGATGCTACTTTTGAGGCCAAAGATTTCATCTCTTATTTCGATATAGATGATAGTGCTGTAACAATACGTCCGATAGGTAATGGTAAACCGATAAAATATATAAGTTATCTAGGTGGTGGGTCTAAGGTTCTATTTTCTACAGGGGTTCCTCCTAGTATTACGATAGCGGATAAGTCAGAGAATGGCTATAAAATATGCTTTAAAATAAATAAATTAGGTAGGATTGTCTATAATGAATGCAAATAA
- a CDS encoding 5'-methylthioadenosine/adenosylhomocysteine nucleosidase, giving the protein MKKQTFAVIAAMEQEIKLLQSTLKCTKIHNIAGINIHVGGVGSREVLLMQCGIGKVNAAIGTTLLLDRFGVSAIINTGSAGALADQLNVGDVVIAETLLHHDVDVTAFGYEAGQMAQMPARYTSDTGLVAAAMEAAVSFPSAAINRGLVVSGDQFVHSQTERSNITNIFPDAMAVEMEAAAIAQVCYRFEVPFVVIRAISDKANGEAETSFDQFLATAANHSAQMVQSLLKNIP; this is encoded by the coding sequence ATGAAAAAACAAACATTTGCAGTTATTGCAGCCATGGAACAAGAAATCAAATTACTACAATCAACTCTTAAATGTACCAAAATCCATAATATTGCAGGCATAAACATACACGTTGGCGGTGTGGGAAGCAGAGAAGTACTTTTGATGCAATGTGGTATTGGTAAGGTCAATGCCGCAATTGGCACAACGCTACTGCTTGATCGCTTTGGTGTAAGTGCAATAATCAATACCGGTTCAGCTGGCGCACTAGCCGATCAACTCAATGTTGGCGATGTTGTGATTGCTGAGACCCTTTTGCATCATGATGTAGACGTGACAGCTTTTGGCTATGAAGCAGGACAAATGGCGCAAATGCCAGCACGCTATACCAGCGATACTGGCTTAGTTGCAGCTGCCATGGAAGCGGCGGTTAGCTTTCCGAGCGCAGCGATTAATCGCGGGCTAGTTGTCAGTGGTGATCAATTTGTTCATAGCCAAACCGAGAGAAGCAATATCACGAACATATTTCCAGACGCAATGGCTGTTGAAATGGAAGCAGCTGCGATTGCACAAGTTTGCTATCGCTTTGAGGTGCCGTTTGTGGTCATTCGCGCCATTTCAGATAAAGCCAATGGTGAAGCAGAGACCTCTTTTGATCAGTTTCTAGCTACGGCGGCCAATCATTCAGCACAGATGGTACAAAGCTTACTGAAAAATATTCCTTAA
- a CDS encoding mechanosensitive ion channel family protein → MAGSLVPQASTENNQVDAAPGSATDAGVQMQEVSADLDNSTTSAESVVREIDFTDVDQILGIDTLNRLWSEQIQPLIDHFWSYLPFMIASVILVLVYSVVFWVIRHGLNAVMKRVINDRDKRKVAKQVVKLLVRLTWLMVCAVTILAFMPFIEGYIGAIVRAYILLLILLVTWASVHYFIRVQARRRELDESLTLLMKNIVRILLLLVGIYLIFRQFGVNLLPILGGLGVLGLAVGFAAQDILANFISGITLLIDRPFKIGDWIRTNDHEGRVKGLTLRTTRIRTRSNEYVSIPNKDLAGSVVTNLSHGGPLRIDIEIATPYHADIAQVREILLGVVESHDAVLARPAPMIVVHEIQNNALQFWMRIWLPEDEIGRYPFLKMELLEQAKNALNQKNIGYPLPHYALDIQDGS, encoded by the coding sequence ATGGCTGGTAGTTTGGTTCCTCAAGCATCCACAGAAAATAATCAAGTAGATGCCGCTCCCGGTAGTGCAACTGATGCTGGTGTGCAAATGCAGGAAGTCTCTGCTGACTTGGATAACAGCACAACCAGCGCCGAAAGTGTCGTTAGAGAGATTGATTTTACTGATGTAGATCAGATCCTTGGTATTGATACGCTTAACCGCTTATGGTCCGAGCAGATACAGCCGTTAATTGATCATTTTTGGTCCTATCTGCCTTTTATGATTGCATCTGTCATTCTGGTACTTGTGTACTCAGTCGTCTTTTGGGTTATTCGCCATGGCTTGAATGCAGTCATGAAGCGCGTGATTAATGATCGTGATAAACGTAAAGTCGCCAAGCAAGTGGTAAAACTTCTTGTTCGGCTGACGTGGCTAATGGTTTGTGCCGTGACGATATTGGCTTTTATGCCTTTTATTGAAGGCTATATAGGCGCAATTGTGCGTGCTTACATTTTGTTGCTGATCTTGCTTGTTACTTGGGCAAGCGTGCATTACTTCATTCGAGTGCAAGCGCGGCGTAGAGAGCTTGATGAAAGCCTGACTTTGTTAATGAAAAATATCGTACGTATTCTTTTGCTTTTGGTTGGTATTTATCTAATCTTCAGGCAGTTTGGAGTAAACCTTTTGCCTATTCTCGGTGGCTTGGGGGTCCTTGGTTTGGCTGTTGGTTTTGCTGCGCAGGATATCCTTGCTAATTTTATCAGCGGTATTACATTGCTGATAGACCGGCCATTTAAAATAGGAGATTGGATACGAACCAATGACCATGAAGGGCGAGTAAAAGGCCTTACTTTACGTACAACGCGCATCCGTACTCGTAGTAATGAGTATGTCTCGATACCAAATAAAGACTTGGCTGGCTCGGTTGTGACCAACCTATCTCATGGTGGGCCTTTGCGTATCGATATTGAAATAGCGACACCGTATCATGCTGATATCGCGCAGGTGCGTGAAATCTTGCTTGGTGTTGTTGAAAGCCACGATGCTGTATTAGCACGCCCGGCACCAATGATTGTTGTACACGAAATACAAAATAATGCTCTGCAATTTTGGATGCGGATATGGTTGCCTGAAGACGAGATTGGGCGCTACCCTTTCCTGAAAATGGAGCTGCTTGAGCAAGCCAAAAATGCACTAAATCAGAAGAATATTGGCTACCCATTGCCGCACTATGCGTTGGATATTCAAGATGGTAGTTAG
- a CDS encoding DUF368 domain-containing protein, whose protein sequence is MIKNWQAYAMVFFKGMAMGAADVVPGVSGGTIAFITGVYTRLINALGSIGPDLLRVWREQGMAGVWRRIDGTFLVTLFAGILTSVVTLAGILKYLLENQPVLIGSFFFGLVAASVVILLREVPRWNIASYILLIIGIIATVLISIAPGLQGSHGLWFMFFAGALAICAMILPGISGAFILLLLGAYHQVLAAVHEFDLAVLAVTGAGAVVGLLTFTHVLKWLFAHYYGAMMALLTGFVAGSLYKIWPWQVNGAHLAPWADASEYVGLGLLLIGAGIALVLVMTWLGRNAKHES, encoded by the coding sequence ATGATAAAAAATTGGCAGGCATATGCGATGGTTTTCTTTAAAGGTATGGCGATGGGCGCGGCTGATGTCGTGCCGGGGGTCTCGGGTGGTACCATTGCGTTTATTACTGGCGTCTATACTCGCTTGATTAATGCACTTGGCTCAATCGGCCCTGATTTATTGCGTGTGTGGCGTGAGCAGGGTATGGCAGGTGTATGGCGCAGGATTGATGGCACATTTCTTGTGACGTTATTTGCCGGTATTTTGACCAGCGTCGTCACTTTGGCCGGTATTCTGAAATATCTGCTTGAGAACCAGCCGGTGCTGATTGGCAGTTTCTTCTTTGGCTTGGTGGCTGCGAGCGTCGTCATTCTATTGCGAGAAGTGCCGCGTTGGAATATCGCATCGTATATATTGCTGATCATCGGTATTATTGCCACAGTGCTGATTTCGATAGCTCCGGGCTTGCAAGGTTCGCATGGTCTCTGGTTTATGTTCTTTGCCGGTGCATTGGCTATTTGTGCCATGATTCTGCCTGGTATTTCCGGTGCTTTTATTCTACTGCTGTTGGGTGCTTATCATCAGGTGCTTGCTGCGGTGCATGAATTTGATCTAGCTGTTCTTGCTGTGACTGGTGCTGGTGCAGTTGTCGGCTTACTGACCTTTACCCATGTACTCAAATGGCTGTTTGCGCATTATTATGGTGCGATGATGGCATTACTTACCGGGTTCGTCGCCGGTTCGCTGTATAAAATCTGGCCATGGCAAGTGAATGGTGCCCATCTTGCACCGTGGGCTGATGCATCTGAGTATGTCGGCCTAGGCTTACTTTTGATTGGTGCCGGTATTGCTTTAGTTTTGGTGATGACCTGGTTAGGCCGAAATGCGAAGCATGAATCCTGA
- a CDS encoding TRAP transporter substrate-binding protein produces the protein MKRRHLIKAGGASALALGAAGVAHAEEKKQYNWKMVMSWPKGFPGLGTGAQWFADELRRVTDGQINLTIYGGGELVPALEVFNAVSDGTAEIGHGASYYWKGTVPEAELFCSVPFGMIPIEHTAWYNNGGGRELQAELYKPFGVIPMLGGNSDSQMGGWFNKEINSIDDFKGLKIRIPGIGGEVLQRAGATTVTMPGSEIFTSMQNGVIDAADWVGPWNDLAFGLHKTAKYYYGGWHEPSAGIDLLINEKAWNELTPELQAQVEAVAQAMNQNMISEFRINNGKSLDTLVNENGVEVRYFDKETLKHLQDITDEYLEEYAQQSDIAKRIKESYQTFLKQQIAVSKNNQQILDARAE, from the coding sequence ATGAAAAGAAGACATCTCATCAAGGCTGGAGGAGCTAGCGCGCTGGCATTAGGGGCTGCTGGAGTCGCACATGCCGAAGAGAAAAAACAATACAACTGGAAAATGGTCATGTCCTGGCCTAAAGGTTTTCCCGGTCTTGGCACTGGAGCACAATGGTTTGCCGATGAACTTCGCCGCGTTACTGATGGCCAAATTAATCTCACTATTTATGGTGGCGGGGAACTCGTTCCTGCACTGGAAGTGTTTAATGCCGTAAGCGATGGTACTGCTGAAATAGGCCATGGTGCTAGTTACTACTGGAAAGGAACCGTTCCCGAGGCTGAACTGTTCTGCTCCGTACCATTCGGTATGATTCCAATTGAGCATACTGCTTGGTATAACAATGGGGGTGGTCGTGAATTACAGGCCGAGCTCTACAAGCCATTTGGTGTGATCCCGATGCTGGGAGGAAACAGTGATTCACAAATGGGTGGGTGGTTCAATAAAGAAATTAATTCAATTGACGATTTCAAAGGCCTAAAAATCCGCATCCCAGGTATTGGCGGTGAAGTATTACAACGTGCTGGCGCTACCACTGTCACTATGCCGGGTAGCGAAATTTTTACTTCCATGCAAAATGGTGTCATTGATGCAGCTGACTGGGTTGGACCTTGGAATGACCTTGCCTTTGGTCTACACAAAACAGCAAAATACTATTACGGTGGCTGGCATGAGCCAAGTGCTGGTATCGACTTACTCATCAATGAAAAAGCGTGGAATGAACTAACACCTGAATTACAAGCGCAAGTAGAAGCTGTAGCCCAAGCCATGAACCAAAACATGATCAGTGAATTCCGCATCAACAACGGCAAGTCACTTGATACACTGGTTAATGAAAATGGCGTAGAAGTACGCTACTTCGATAAAGAAACGCTCAAGCATCTTCAGGACATCACAGATGAATACTTGGAAGAATACGCACAACAAAGTGATATCGCCAAACGCATCAAAGAGTCCTACCAAACATTTTTGAAACAGCAAATAGCCGTATCAAAAAACAACCAACAGATTCTGGACGCTCGTGCTGAATAG
- a CDS encoding OmpA family protein: MKMKIAAIGLAMIALGGCSTLTSVDSAGQPEGELVWPEVGRAITLDNDRGTYGDMNRISLIRSGATRDDIYQLIGRPQFGEGFRVREWDYVFYFHNKDGAEQTCQYKILFDNNLIAREFYWKPAFEDADYSCPPQQNVTLSADALFRFDGGSMADLLSKGRAELEMLANTLTDKSIQSVNIYGYTDRLGSDAYNQKLSQQRAETVKAYLVNHGVNASLISAVGKGEADPVKVCSDQGSRDELIACLQPNRRVEVEINR; the protein is encoded by the coding sequence ATGAAAATGAAAATAGCCGCCATAGGGTTGGCGATGATAGCACTTGGTGGTTGTTCCACTTTGACCAGCGTAGATAGCGCTGGTCAGCCGGAAGGTGAACTGGTTTGGCCAGAAGTTGGAAGAGCGATTACGCTGGATAATGACCGCGGTACTTATGGTGATATGAATCGTATCAGCCTTATTCGTAGTGGCGCGACACGTGATGATATTTATCAACTTATAGGGCGTCCTCAATTTGGTGAGGGCTTCCGCGTCCGTGAATGGGATTATGTATTCTATTTCCATAATAAAGACGGCGCAGAGCAAACCTGTCAATACAAAATTTTGTTTGACAATAACTTGATTGCTCGTGAATTTTATTGGAAGCCTGCATTTGAAGATGCCGACTATTCTTGCCCACCTCAGCAAAATGTGACACTTTCAGCTGACGCATTGTTCAGATTTGATGGTGGCAGTATGGCTGATTTGTTGAGCAAAGGGCGTGCGGAGCTTGAAATGCTAGCAAATACACTGACTGATAAAAGTATTCAGTCGGTGAATATTTATGGCTATACGGATAGACTTGGTTCGGATGCTTACAATCAGAAGCTATCTCAGCAGCGCGCTGAGACGGTCAAAGCCTATTTGGTTAATCATGGTGTAAACGCTTCGTTGATTTCAGCAGTCGGTAAGGGTGAGGCTGATCCTGTGAAAGTATGCTCGGATCAAGGAAGCCGTGATGAGCTGATCGCTTGTTTACAGCCTAACCGTCGAGTAGAAGTTGAGATTAACCGTTGA